One stretch of Paenibacillus sp. FSL R5-0341 DNA includes these proteins:
- a CDS encoding glycosyl hydrolase, protein MWNGDAFDNPEAQYRVHPFWFWNGDMEEEQIKRQVAEMAAQGVGGFFICPRQGLQIPYLSEAWFDKVRIAVQAAADHGMQVWLYDEYPYPSGMAGGEVTLDFPEAKQRQLVHHQLVVQGGEAVDLELPWGRVLVAKAIPKDSEGKRLWQDSIDLRSKIGNIQTDQVYQETGLTSYNRKRFFTYRTAFRLLWDVPAGDWELIIFQEKEIDDFKYYGNFVDPCHKEAMSRFIELTHERYKSAVGDQFESVIKGMFSDEIAPLGRLPWSPQLPRYFSERCGYSLIDSLPALLYGDVPDAHRIRYDYYQSLHLLLRESYHKQVHDWCEEAGIQYAAEVPGVRMTTQLFSHMPGGDSAHEKIGRSLSWILERYGQKMRDNPKMVSSLARQLGRGRNLIECFHSVGWSMTLQDAKWMIDRMAAMGTNFYNFHAFFYTIGGLAKHDAPPSQFLQNPYWKHFRQLGDYTGRLSYLMSTGAADIRIAVLDPTTTFWSLMGNPLHGFEYSGQDELERVQLERLTKDWMRITTQLLENRRDYDHLDPELLAEADLTDGIIQIGIARYEVLILPPMLNLEAAAWEQVKRFVRQGGTVISVGMPPHIAIQSGSPEGDEATQFFGAGEQPQEVYWGRSMTTDHDNRETMWHQGEGNAYFLPAGTGQGDDFSLELISLLLDQVLPEPICWIMEEESASLLMHTRELSAGEHMVFLTNQEGQDLKGQLKLVAKQLWDGTELAEGACLVAERLDLETGQLQALPYTSSGGEWCISLTLAPYEAHAVRLTLQAAKAEALTTKLDVADKTGSTFIRVPSEGPWRLETVQSNILRMGQFHLQASNANGIILESQHVAVKPFIDQAAELSEQYPLPVQFNQVFGTPKKASIAYPIECRYTSTFELRTALPACLLFMDRAAISGSWSMEINGHPLGKEQFDPIEITDHNNIACDITELLHSGLNEMTVIVQVTKDEDGIVDPLYLQGRFGVEFHHEGLASLVREPDTALRIGPEPQPLYPHFAGEISYKRTFWLDEPGKDVATFELEFSDWRVQDVTEVRVNGHSLGVRCWSPYRWKGEASWLRPGDNDIEVRITNTLIGLLEGTYFDSEHHRLQDAGHVPAEELR, encoded by the coding sequence ATGTGGAACGGGGATGCATTTGACAATCCTGAGGCGCAGTATCGGGTTCATCCCTTTTGGTTCTGGAATGGGGATATGGAAGAAGAACAGATTAAGCGGCAAGTGGCTGAGATGGCGGCGCAAGGTGTAGGTGGATTCTTCATCTGTCCACGTCAGGGACTACAGATTCCCTATCTGTCGGAAGCGTGGTTTGATAAGGTGCGGATTGCAGTGCAGGCAGCTGCCGATCATGGTATGCAGGTATGGTTATATGACGAGTATCCCTATCCGAGTGGAATGGCTGGCGGGGAAGTGACCCTTGATTTTCCTGAAGCGAAGCAGCGTCAGCTCGTGCATCATCAGTTGGTGGTTCAGGGCGGAGAAGCTGTGGATCTGGAGTTGCCATGGGGACGAGTCTTGGTTGCCAAAGCGATTCCCAAGGACTCCGAAGGCAAGCGTCTGTGGCAAGATTCCATCGATCTGCGCAGCAAAATCGGCAATATCCAGACCGATCAGGTCTATCAGGAGACCGGGCTTACATCGTATAACCGCAAGCGGTTCTTCACCTACCGAACAGCGTTCCGCTTGCTCTGGGATGTTCCCGCGGGTGATTGGGAGTTGATTATATTTCAGGAAAAAGAGATCGACGATTTCAAATATTACGGCAACTTTGTTGACCCTTGCCACAAGGAAGCGATGAGCCGATTTATTGAACTGACACATGAGCGTTATAAGTCAGCGGTTGGAGATCAATTTGAAAGCGTGATCAAAGGTATGTTCTCGGATGAGATTGCACCGCTGGGCCGTCTTCCCTGGTCCCCACAACTTCCCCGTTATTTCAGTGAGCGTTGTGGTTATAGTCTGATCGATTCGCTACCGGCCCTGCTATACGGTGATGTTCCAGACGCGCATCGGATTCGGTATGACTACTATCAGTCACTGCATCTGCTTCTCAGGGAGTCCTATCACAAACAGGTGCATGACTGGTGTGAGGAAGCAGGGATTCAGTATGCGGCTGAGGTGCCTGGCGTACGGATGACCACCCAGTTGTTCAGCCATATGCCAGGTGGTGATTCGGCACATGAGAAAATCGGACGGTCCTTATCGTGGATACTGGAACGATACGGCCAAAAAATGCGTGACAACCCCAAGATGGTCAGCTCGCTTGCCCGTCAATTGGGCCGAGGCCGCAATCTGATTGAATGTTTTCACAGTGTAGGCTGGTCCATGACGCTACAGGATGCCAAGTGGATGATTGATCGCATGGCCGCTATGGGCACCAATTTCTATAACTTTCACGCCTTTTTCTATACGATTGGTGGGCTTGCGAAGCATGATGCACCGCCGTCTCAATTTTTGCAGAATCCCTACTGGAAGCATTTCCGGCAGTTGGGGGATTACACCGGACGGTTGAGCTATCTCATGAGCACGGGAGCAGCAGACATTCGAATTGCTGTGCTTGATCCAACGACGACATTCTGGAGTCTGATGGGTAATCCGCTGCATGGATTCGAGTATAGCGGCCAGGACGAATTAGAACGCGTGCAACTGGAACGCCTGACGAAGGACTGGATGAGGATTACTACCCAACTGCTCGAAAACAGACGTGACTATGACCACCTTGATCCCGAATTGTTGGCGGAAGCTGACTTAACGGATGGCATTATTCAGATCGGTATAGCCCGTTATGAGGTGTTGATTCTCCCACCGATGCTGAATCTGGAGGCCGCGGCCTGGGAACAGGTGAAGCGATTTGTTCGGCAGGGAGGAACGGTCATCTCTGTTGGGATGCCTCCGCATATTGCGATTCAGTCGGGAAGTCCGGAGGGAGATGAAGCTACCCAGTTCTTTGGTGCGGGCGAGCAGCCGCAAGAGGTGTACTGGGGCCGTAGCATGACAACAGATCACGATAACCGTGAAACCATGTGGCATCAGGGTGAGGGGAATGCCTATTTTCTACCCGCAGGAACAGGGCAAGGAGATGACTTTTCGCTGGAGCTGATCTCACTCCTGCTCGATCAGGTATTGCCCGAACCCATCTGCTGGATCATGGAGGAGGAAAGTGCATCTCTGCTAATGCACACTCGTGAATTGTCGGCTGGAGAGCATATGGTTTTCTTGACCAATCAAGAGGGTCAGGACCTGAAGGGGCAATTGAAGCTGGTCGCCAAACAGCTGTGGGATGGAACGGAGCTGGCAGAGGGTGCTTGTCTCGTGGCAGAACGACTCGATCTGGAGACAGGGCAGCTTCAAGCCTTGCCGTATACGAGCAGTGGCGGGGAATGGTGTATTTCACTAACGCTGGCGCCATACGAAGCGCATGCTGTACGCCTTACTTTACAAGCTGCGAAGGCAGAGGCATTAACAACGAAGTTGGATGTAGCAGACAAAACGGGTTCGACGTTCATCAGAGTTCCTTCGGAAGGGCCATGGCGACTAGAAACGGTGCAGTCTAACATTTTGCGAATGGGACAATTCCATCTTCAGGCCTCCAATGCTAACGGAATAATTCTGGAAAGCCAGCATGTAGCTGTGAAACCGTTTATAGATCAGGCGGCAGAATTATCGGAGCAGTATCCTCTGCCAGTCCAGTTTAATCAGGTATTTGGCACACCGAAAAAAGCATCTATTGCTTACCCGATCGAGTGCAGATATACGAGCACATTTGAGCTGAGAACAGCTTTGCCTGCATGCCTGTTATTCATGGACAGAGCGGCGATCTCGGGCAGCTGGTCCATGGAGATTAATGGGCATCCACTTGGAAAAGAACAATTCGATCCAATCGAAATAACCGACCACAATAACATCGCTTGTGATATCACGGAGCTACTGCACAGCGGTCTCAACGAAATGACGGTGATTGTGCAGGTAACGAAAGATGAGGATGGCATCGTTGATCCCTTGTATCTACAAGGTAGATTCGGCGTGGAGTTCCATCATGAAGGCCTGGCTTCGCTCGTGCGGGAACCGGACACGGCCCTTCGCATCGGACCTGAACCGCAGCCGCTGTATCCCCATTTTGCCGGGGAAATAAGTTATAAACGCACGTTCTGGCTAGATGAGCCGGGGAAAGATGTTGCCACATTTGAACTGGAATTTAGCGATTGGCGGGTGCAGGATGTGACGGAAGTGCGGGTGAACGGACATAGTCTTGGTGTGCGATGCTGGTCTCCGTATCGCTGGAAGGGAGAAGCCTCCTGGCTTCGTCCAGGGGATAACGACATTGAAGTTCGCATTACCAACACGTTGATTGGCCTGCTGGAAGGTACGTATTTTGATTCGGAACATCATCGATTACAGGATGCAGGTCATGTACCTGCGGAAGAATTGAGATGA
- a CDS encoding extracellular solute-binding protein, which yields MGQKTGFKKGALLLSASLVLSTILGACSTEKAGSGSATGGTDEITIMLPNFEAENPPENSPVIQKLEELTKVDVNLQWVPSSSYEDKFNITLASGKLPQIMVVLGKSPSFINAARTGAFWELGPYLKDYPNLSQMNEIITNNASIDGKTYGIYRARALGRNGVTIRKDWLEKLGLAEPKTIDEFYNVLKAFTKDDPDGNGKDDTYGLVASKFTGPWDNMQVWFGAPNKWGDDGSGGLIPAHETPEYMEALKFFRQIYSEGLVNKDFAVMDATKLPDPFVNGQAGIMVDVADNAQRMDQKILDKDPNATGRVDVLQAMEGPKGLRDMPTSGYSGLIAISKSSVKTEEDLKKVLSFLDQLNEPELQALLYNGLEGKQYEKKEDYIIPSTDKLALRDLQGLNQILMFVPEDRTLRVQQTPVREKVAQVQKANEEIVIANPGEPLISDVYAQKGPQLDNIINDARIKYIVGQIDEKGFEDAVALWKNNGGDDYVKEVNELYAALK from the coding sequence ATGGGACAAAAAACGGGATTCAAAAAAGGTGCATTGTTACTCTCTGCGTCACTGGTACTGAGTACGATTCTGGGCGCATGCTCCACGGAAAAAGCAGGTTCAGGATCCGCTACGGGTGGCACCGACGAAATTACCATTATGCTTCCGAACTTCGAAGCGGAGAATCCGCCGGAGAACAGTCCAGTCATCCAGAAGCTTGAAGAACTGACCAAGGTGGATGTGAACTTGCAGTGGGTGCCGAGCAGCTCGTACGAAGACAAATTCAACATCACACTGGCCTCGGGAAAACTGCCTCAGATTATGGTGGTGTTAGGGAAGTCTCCAAGTTTTATCAATGCTGCCCGAACCGGAGCATTCTGGGAGTTGGGTCCTTATCTGAAAGACTATCCGAATCTGAGTCAAATGAATGAAATCATCACCAACAATGCGTCAATCGATGGCAAAACCTATGGCATCTACCGGGCGCGCGCCCTGGGACGTAATGGGGTCACAATCCGCAAAGATTGGCTGGAGAAGTTGGGGTTGGCAGAGCCGAAGACGATTGATGAATTTTACAATGTATTGAAAGCGTTCACGAAGGATGATCCGGACGGTAACGGCAAGGATGATACGTACGGTCTGGTTGCCAGCAAATTCACAGGCCCGTGGGATAACATGCAGGTATGGTTTGGTGCACCGAACAAATGGGGAGATGATGGCAGCGGAGGCCTGATCCCGGCGCATGAGACACCAGAATACATGGAAGCACTGAAATTTTTCCGTCAAATCTATAGCGAGGGTCTGGTGAATAAGGACTTTGCCGTGATGGATGCGACGAAACTGCCTGATCCATTTGTAAATGGGCAAGCGGGTATCATGGTGGATGTGGCAGATAATGCGCAGCGCATGGATCAGAAAATACTGGATAAAGACCCTAATGCGACAGGACGTGTGGATGTGCTGCAAGCGATGGAAGGTCCAAAGGGACTGCGTGATATGCCAACGTCTGGCTACTCCGGCCTGATTGCCATTTCCAAAAGCAGTGTCAAAACGGAAGAGGACCTGAAGAAGGTGCTGAGTTTCCTGGATCAGTTGAATGAACCGGAATTGCAGGCATTGTTGTACAACGGACTTGAAGGCAAGCAGTATGAGAAAAAAGAAGACTACATCATACCGAGCACTGACAAGCTTGCGCTCCGCGACCTGCAGGGTTTAAATCAGATTTTGATGTTTGTGCCAGAAGACAGGACGCTTCGCGTCCAACAGACACCTGTCCGTGAAAAGGTTGCACAGGTGCAGAAAGCCAACGAAGAGATTGTCATCGCCAATCCTGGTGAACCGCTGATCTCTGATGTTTACGCCCAGAAAGGACCACAGCTGGACAATATCATTAACGATGCACGGATTAAATATATCGTAGGCCAGATTGATGAGAAAGGGTTCGAAGATGCTGTTGCTCTGTGGAAGAACAATGGCGGAGACGATTATGTCAAAGAAGTTAATGAACTGTACGCTGCATTGAAGTAG
- a CDS encoding carbohydrate ABC transporter permease, with protein sequence MNSRLYNSPAGKVFDIFNYVMLGILGILTVLPFLYIIGNSFATEAEITERSFFLIPKVFSFSAYEYIFSSSTIFRSIGVSIFITVAGTLVNLFFTLTMAYPLSRSDFWGRNVMMNMVIFSMLFGGGMIPTYLVIRGLGLLDSYWALMLPGAISAFNLIVVKNFFQQMPPGLEEAARIDGCSDLGVLWRIVLPLSKPVIATFALFYAVGHWNNFFSALLYISDSDKWPLQVMLRQIVLLSQASVGDMANMDPNFVQPPEQSIKMAVIVVGTIPILLVYPFLQKHFAKGVMLGSIKG encoded by the coding sequence ATGAACAGCCGTCTATACAACAGCCCTGCCGGCAAGGTATTTGATATCTTCAATTACGTCATGCTGGGGATTCTGGGCATATTAACCGTCCTTCCTTTCCTGTATATTATAGGGAATTCTTTCGCAACGGAAGCCGAGATTACCGAACGCAGTTTCTTCCTCATTCCGAAGGTGTTTTCCTTCAGCGCGTATGAGTATATCTTTTCTTCGTCCACGATCTTTCGCAGCATTGGCGTTTCCATTTTCATCACGGTGGCAGGTACACTGGTCAATCTGTTCTTCACATTAACGATGGCCTATCCACTATCCAGAAGTGACTTCTGGGGCCGTAACGTCATGATGAACATGGTGATCTTCTCGATGTTATTCGGCGGTGGTATGATTCCAACGTATCTCGTCATTCGTGGACTGGGACTGCTTGATTCCTACTGGGCACTTATGCTTCCTGGCGCGATCAGCGCTTTTAACTTAATTGTTGTCAAAAACTTTTTTCAGCAAATGCCGCCCGGGCTGGAGGAAGCGGCCCGCATCGACGGCTGTTCGGATCTCGGCGTGCTGTGGCGAATCGTTCTGCCTTTATCGAAGCCGGTGATTGCCACGTTCGCGTTATTCTACGCCGTGGGACATTGGAATAACTTTTTCTCGGCACTGCTGTACATTTCCGATAGTGACAAATGGCCGCTACAAGTCATGTTGAGACAAATCGTATTGCTCTCGCAGGCCAGTGTCGGAGATATGGCGAACATGGACCCCAATTTTGTTCAGCCACCAGAGCAGTCGATCAAAATGGCGGTAATCGTTGTAGGTACCATTCCGATTTTGCTGGTGTATCCGTTTTTGCAGAAGCATTTTGCCAAAGGTGTCATGTTAGGTTCAATCAAAGGCTAA
- a CDS encoding sugar ABC transporter permease, whose translation MRRESNWKRQIKRNKWLYVLVLPGFLYFVIFKYLPMWGIVIAFQDYQPFLGIRESSWVGLENFTNFFSNPDFFRLLRNTLVLALYDLIFFFPAPIIIALLLNEIRVAFFKRTIQTLVYVPHFVSMVIIASITYVFLTPQGGVLYDLIAWITGKPIDVLSSPGSFRPLIIVQMMWKEMGWGTIIFLAALAGVDTEQYEASIVDGAGRLRRMWHITLPAIRTTIVILLILRLGNFLDTGFEQIYLMTNSLNRDVADVFDTYVYTVGITQGAFSYSTAVGLFKSVVGIILVLGSNKLAKKFGHPGIY comes from the coding sequence ATGAGACGAGAGTCAAATTGGAAAAGGCAGATCAAACGAAACAAATGGTTATATGTGCTTGTGCTTCCCGGCTTTTTGTACTTTGTCATCTTTAAATACTTGCCCATGTGGGGGATCGTCATTGCCTTTCAGGACTACCAGCCTTTCCTGGGCATCCGGGAGAGCAGCTGGGTTGGGCTAGAGAACTTTACGAACTTCTTCTCCAACCCGGACTTCTTTCGACTATTACGCAATACGCTGGTCCTGGCCCTGTATGATCTCATCTTCTTTTTCCCGGCACCGATCATTATCGCCTTGTTATTAAATGAAATTCGGGTCGCTTTCTTCAAAAGAACGATTCAAACACTGGTCTATGTCCCCCATTTTGTATCCATGGTGATTATCGCCAGTATCACGTATGTGTTCCTGACCCCGCAAGGCGGGGTGTTATACGACCTGATCGCTTGGATTACAGGCAAGCCTATTGATGTACTCTCCAGTCCGGGTTCGTTCCGTCCGCTCATTATTGTTCAGATGATGTGGAAGGAGATGGGATGGGGAACAATCATTTTCCTTGCAGCCCTCGCAGGTGTAGATACGGAACAATATGAAGCCTCCATTGTGGATGGCGCAGGACGGTTACGGCGGATGTGGCATATCACGCTTCCCGCGATTCGTACGACGATTGTCATTTTGCTCATTCTCAGACTGGGGAACTTCCTCGATACCGGATTTGAGCAGATCTATCTGATGACCAACTCTCTCAACCGGGATGTCGCTGACGTATTTGATACGTATGTGTACACGGTGGGGATTACGCAAGGTGCATTCAGTTACAGTACCGCTGTTGGACTATTCAAGTCTGTAGTGGGGATCATTCTGGTGCTTGGCAGTAATAAACTTGCGAAAAAATTCGGTCACCCCGGAATTTATTAA
- a CDS encoding AraC family transcriptional regulator has protein sequence MEPTRSDRIFGRFKRLSDLKAGRHKGRFYRNSLMLILLIASIPGLITGIVMYQQVVGRMETEFNRMHQNQIENRARNVDDQLAYLEMNLSHWAFEPRFGNALRTLDFVYYFNETQEIVTTLYVLQGSHPLIKSAQLYLQEPKPILFNRDYTELKDEAKIQAYDRYLSMGNHVYWTDWVSSINRDTAPSTNDSLLHTDAGNALVLVHKIPGESINPFGALIITLDNEKVASLLKTLTPYDEGLTFLMDQEGNTLVTGNPGTAGETSAFEQQLKDEVALHADTRSFLFRYEDQTYSVSYGSLSRIDSDWTYVSAAPLTSVTSPVKLVSKIIVIASIGSLILGLVLSWFASRRIYSPVARMLHLLTPGRNETTPTDAKLDEFELLEQQWNELTSRSVTAHRQLQEQLPHLRDSFVLQLVQGHLYAYNEQDLRKRMRHLGFELEGQQFLLVQMYFTGYEQLQGRFGSQDTGLVTFAAVNITQEVAKNVFRQISVMNFHDLSSAMLVIAPQDEPVKSQALLWGQELVEVIGRTLKLKVTLMISRPAASLQELPGRFVEMEQAVAYRSVEEGSQILDLEDEACFRSNEAASYPLGLERELLQAVRLGKQAEAERVLEQFMSEITRAGSTELQVQQMMLQLLGSIQHMMLQTGVTPYKLFGGSNMYERLSGIREPVQMKQWMMNEVFLPYIQEVEVRSQEPLKLVVERTMLYIDTHYRNDISLENCADEEQMTPYALSKVFKQVSGINFIDYLTRVRMDAAKQLLRETTMKINDVATAVGYQHSYFNRIFKKQEGVTPSQYRDQWFAQ, from the coding sequence ATGGAACCGACTAGGAGCGATCGAATATTTGGCAGATTCAAGCGGTTATCCGATTTGAAGGCAGGAAGACATAAAGGACGATTTTATCGAAACAGCCTCATGTTGATTTTACTCATTGCCAGCATTCCCGGGCTAATCACAGGTATCGTCATGTATCAACAGGTGGTTGGACGGATGGAGACCGAATTCAATCGGATGCATCAGAACCAGATCGAGAACCGGGCACGTAATGTGGATGATCAGCTGGCTTATCTGGAGATGAACTTATCCCATTGGGCATTTGAGCCGAGGTTTGGCAATGCTTTGCGGACGCTGGATTTTGTATATTATTTCAATGAAACGCAGGAGATTGTCACTACATTATATGTATTGCAAGGTTCCCACCCGCTGATCAAGTCAGCACAGCTGTATTTGCAGGAGCCGAAGCCGATCTTGTTTAATCGGGATTATACCGAATTGAAAGATGAAGCCAAGATACAGGCATATGATCGATACCTCTCCATGGGCAACCACGTGTACTGGACAGACTGGGTTTCCAGCATCAACAGAGATACAGCACCTTCGACCAACGACAGTCTACTGCATACGGATGCAGGCAATGCACTGGTTCTTGTACATAAGATTCCGGGGGAGAGTATTAATCCATTTGGGGCACTGATTATTACGTTGGATAACGAGAAAGTCGCCAGTTTGTTGAAAACGCTTACTCCATACGATGAAGGCTTAACGTTCCTTATGGATCAGGAAGGAAACACACTGGTTACCGGTAATCCGGGAACCGCGGGAGAGACTTCTGCTTTTGAGCAGCAGCTAAAAGATGAAGTGGCCCTGCATGCGGACACCCGCTCATTCCTGTTCCGATATGAGGATCAGACCTATTCCGTCTCGTACGGCTCATTGAGTCGAATTGATTCGGACTGGACCTATGTTTCCGCTGCGCCTTTGACATCAGTTACTTCGCCAGTCAAGCTGGTATCCAAAATCATCGTCATTGCCAGTATAGGCAGTCTCATCCTGGGATTAGTGTTATCCTGGTTTGCTTCACGCCGTATCTATTCGCCTGTAGCCCGGATGCTGCATCTCCTTACACCTGGCCGAAACGAAACAACACCAACCGATGCCAAGCTGGACGAGTTTGAGCTGCTGGAGCAACAGTGGAACGAACTGACCTCCCGCAGTGTCACGGCACATCGCCAGTTACAGGAGCAGCTTCCTCATCTGCGTGACAGCTTTGTTTTACAACTTGTGCAGGGGCATCTATACGCCTATAACGAGCAGGATCTTCGGAAGCGGATGCGTCATCTCGGCTTTGAACTGGAGGGCCAGCAGTTTTTGCTGGTGCAGATGTATTTTACAGGATATGAGCAGCTGCAAGGCAGATTCGGAAGCCAGGACACGGGACTGGTTACTTTTGCAGCAGTGAATATCACTCAGGAAGTCGCCAAAAATGTTTTCAGGCAGATCAGTGTTATGAACTTTCACGACCTGTCTTCAGCCATGCTTGTGATTGCTCCTCAGGATGAACCTGTGAAGTCACAAGCCTTGTTATGGGGGCAGGAGCTTGTGGAGGTCATCGGAAGAACACTCAAACTGAAGGTGACTTTGATGATCAGCCGCCCAGCAGCTTCACTTCAGGAACTGCCCGGACGATTCGTCGAAATGGAACAGGCCGTGGCTTATCGAAGTGTGGAGGAAGGAAGTCAGATTCTCGATCTGGAGGATGAGGCGTGTTTCCGCAGTAATGAAGCAGCTTCCTATCCGCTCGGGTTGGAACGTGAGTTGCTACAGGCGGTCAGACTGGGCAAACAAGCCGAAGCGGAACGTGTGCTGGAGCAATTCATGAGTGAGATTACGCGGGCAGGAAGTACCGAATTACAAGTTCAGCAGATGATGCTGCAATTGCTCGGCAGTATTCAGCACATGATGCTGCAAACAGGGGTCACACCTTATAAGCTGTTTGGTGGTAGCAATATGTATGAGCGATTATCCGGAATTCGTGAACCTGTACAGATGAAGCAATGGATGATGAATGAGGTGTTCTTACCTTATATACAAGAGGTTGAGGTACGATCGCAGGAACCGCTGAAGCTGGTGGTGGAACGAACGATGTTGTATATCGATACGCATTACCGCAACGACATTTCGCTGGAAAACTGTGCTGACGAGGAGCAGATGACACCCTATGCACTGAGCAAGGTATTCAAACAGGTATCGGGCATCAATTTTATTGATTATTTGACACGTGTGAGAATGGATGCGGCGAAGCAATTGTTACGGGAGACAACGATGAAAATTAATGATGTTGCGACGGCTGTGGGATATCAGCACAGTTATTTTAATCGGATCTTCAAGAAACAGGAGGGAGTTACCCCGAGTCAATATCGCGATCAATGGTTTGCACAATAA
- a CDS encoding dipeptidase, translating to MKEQTYFEQNREKHLAELNEWLSIPSISAISEHKEDVNRAAQWAADALTRAGMENVEVIQTAGHPIVYADHLHAPGKPTALIYGHYDVQPVDPLNLWETPPFEPTVRDGKLFARGATDDKGQIFLHIKAVEAILAENKELPVNIKFCIEGEEEISSPNLPIYLNDNTDKLRADMVLISDTSLLEKGKPAISTGLRGLCSLHVDLNTANTDLHSGSFGGGVPNALHALVSLLASLHDEQGRVSVDGFYDGVLPLSPEMREEFVKQGFNEEQLRQDLGLEQLYGEEGYSFVERVGARPTLELNGVWGGFQGEGSKTVIPKEAHAKITCRLVADQDPQHVLDRIEAHLHAHVQPGATLHVKQIEKAFAFNTDPSNPILQKAADAYEHVYGVRALFTKDGGSIPIVEKLSRVLEIPAVMMGFGLPDENLHAPNEHFNLENFDKGLLTIVQFLKSL from the coding sequence ATGAAAGAACAGACTTATTTTGAACAAAATAGAGAAAAACACCTGGCAGAACTGAATGAATGGTTGTCCATTCCGAGTATTTCCGCCATTTCCGAGCATAAAGAGGATGTTAATCGTGCAGCACAATGGGCAGCAGATGCACTCACACGTGCAGGTATGGAAAACGTAGAGGTCATTCAAACAGCGGGACATCCGATTGTCTATGCAGATCACCTGCATGCACCGGGCAAACCGACAGCTCTGATCTATGGACACTATGATGTTCAACCTGTTGATCCGCTTAATCTGTGGGAGACACCTCCTTTCGAACCTACTGTTCGTGATGGCAAGCTGTTTGCCCGTGGTGCAACAGATGATAAAGGACAGATTTTCCTACATATCAAGGCAGTAGAAGCCATTCTCGCCGAAAACAAAGAACTTCCGGTTAACATCAAGTTCTGCATCGAAGGCGAAGAGGAAATCTCCAGCCCGAACTTGCCCATCTATCTGAATGACAATACGGACAAGCTGCGTGCAGACATGGTATTGATCTCGGATACATCTCTGCTTGAAAAAGGTAAACCGGCGATCTCCACTGGCCTGCGCGGCCTTTGCTCGCTTCACGTAGATCTGAACACAGCCAATACCGACTTGCACTCCGGTTCATTCGGTGGCGGTGTACCTAACGCACTGCATGCACTCGTGTCCCTGCTCGCTTCGCTGCATGATGAGCAAGGTCGTGTGAGTGTAGACGGTTTCTACGACGGCGTTCTGCCACTGTCTCCTGAGATGAGAGAAGAATTTGTGAAACAAGGCTTCAATGAAGAACAGCTTCGTCAGGACCTCGGACTGGAGCAATTGTACGGCGAAGAAGGTTACTCGTTCGTGGAACGTGTAGGCGCTCGTCCAACATTGGAACTGAACGGCGTATGGGGTGGTTTCCAGGGCGAAGGTAGCAAAACGGTTATTCCGAAGGAAGCTCACGCCAAAATTACATGCCGCCTTGTTGCGGATCAAGATCCACAGCATGTCTTGGATCGTATCGAAGCACATCTGCATGCTCACGTTCAACCGGGTGCAACGCTGCATGTGAAACAGATCGAGAAAGCTTTTGCTTTCAATACCGATCCTTCCAATCCCATTCTGCAAAAAGCGGCAGATGCGTATGAGCACGTGTATGGCGTTCGTGCCCTCTTTACCAAAGATGGTGGCTCCATTCCGATTGTTGAGAAGCTCTCACGTGTACTCGAAATCCCTGCTGTCATGATGGGATTCGGCTTGCCGGATGAGAATCTGCATGCTCCGAACGAGCACTTCAACCTGGAGAACTTTGATAAAGGGTTGTTGACGATTGTGCAGTTCTTGAAGAGTTTGTAA